From a region of the Methylomonas rapida genome:
- the cmoB gene encoding tRNA 5-methoxyuridine(34)/uridine 5-oxyacetic acid(34) synthase CmoB, with protein sequence MIDYQALGEALASVGAGAWSEQICRQVQVALDQQSHGDLARWQKVVDDLHCVSPSSVDLREGVRVGVPDDVSEALRGRLREHLMALHPWRKGPYQIFGIDIDTEWRSDWKWDRLKNHIAPLDRRLVLDVGCGNGYHCWRMLGARARMVLGIDPTLLSVMQFQAVRKMYGEAAVHVLPLGIEQLPVEMRLFDTVFSMGVLYHRRSPIDHLYELKGCLRPGGELVLETLVVAGGVDTVLLPGQRYAQMRNVWFLPSCDALIVWLRRCGFKNIRLIDVAKTSTQEQRSTEWMRFNSLADFLDPENADLTREGLPAPRRAIITANA encoded by the coding sequence ATGATCGATTATCAGGCGCTTGGAGAAGCGCTGGCGAGTGTCGGTGCGGGCGCTTGGTCGGAGCAGATTTGCAGGCAGGTGCAAGTCGCGCTCGATCAGCAATCTCATGGCGATTTGGCCCGTTGGCAAAAGGTGGTTGACGATTTGCACTGCGTAAGCCCGAGTAGCGTCGATTTACGGGAAGGTGTGCGCGTCGGTGTGCCGGATGATGTGTCCGAGGCGCTTCGTGGTCGCCTGCGCGAACACTTGATGGCGCTGCATCCATGGCGCAAGGGACCCTACCAGATATTCGGGATTGATATTGATACCGAATGGCGCTCGGATTGGAAATGGGATAGGCTAAAAAATCATATCGCTCCACTGGACAGGCGCTTGGTTCTGGATGTTGGTTGCGGTAATGGGTATCACTGTTGGCGCATGTTGGGCGCGCGCGCGCGCATGGTGCTGGGTATCGATCCCACATTGCTCAGCGTGATGCAATTTCAGGCGGTGCGTAAAATGTATGGTGAGGCTGCGGTCCACGTTTTGCCGTTAGGTATCGAGCAATTGCCGGTTGAGATGAGGTTGTTCGATACGGTGTTTTCGATGGGGGTTTTGTATCATCGCCGCTCGCCCATCGATCATTTGTACGAATTGAAAGGTTGCCTAAGGCCGGGCGGCGAATTGGTTCTCGAGACTTTGGTCGTTGCGGGTGGTGTGGATACGGTTTTGTTGCCCGGGCAACGCTACGCGCAAATGCGGAATGTCTGGTTTTTGCCGAGTTGCGATGCCTTGATCGTCTGGTTGCGGCGCTGCGGCTTTAAAAATATTCGGTTGATCGATGTTGCAAAAACATCCACTCAGGAGCAGCGCAGCACGGAGTGGATGCGTTTCAATTCGTTGGCGGATTTTCTCGATCCTGAAAATGCTGATCTGACTCGCGAAGGATTGCCGGCGCCAAGGCGGGCCATCATTACGGCTAACGCTTAA
- the hxlB gene encoding 6-phospho-3-hexuloisomerase → MHRDLIVNKISGILEATPDSYDKALTELLDQAKRIFVSGAGRSGLIGRFFAMRLMHSGYDVSVVGEIVTPSIKAGDLLIIISGSGETEQLIAFTKKAKEIGAKICLISAKDDSTIGDMADVTLQIGRAEQYGKVKGMPMGTVFELSTLFFLEATISHVIHEKGIPEEEMRSRHANLE, encoded by the coding sequence ATGCATAGAGATTTAATCGTAAACAAAATTTCAGGTATTCTGGAAGCTACGCCGGATTCTTACGACAAAGCACTGACCGAACTGCTGGATCAAGCCAAGCGGATATTCGTATCCGGGGCTGGGCGTTCAGGCTTGATTGGTCGTTTTTTTGCGATGCGCCTGATGCACAGTGGCTACGACGTCAGCGTGGTGGGTGAAATCGTAACGCCAAGCATCAAAGCTGGCGATTTGCTGATCATCATCTCAGGTTCAGGTGAAACCGAGCAGTTGATTGCGTTCACCAAAAAAGCCAAAGAAATCGGCGCAAAAATCTGTTTGATTTCCGCAAAAGATGACTCGACCATTGGTGATATGGCTGATGTGACCTTGCAAATTGGCAGAGCCGAACAATACGGTAAAGTCAAAGGCATGCCGATGGGAACCGTGTTCGAACTGTCGACCCTGTTTTTCTTGGAAGCCACTATTTCTCATGTGATTCATGAAAAAGGCATTCCTGAAGAAGAGATGAGATCAAGGCACGCTAACCTAGAGTAA
- the cmoA gene encoding carboxy-S-adenosyl-L-methionine synthase CmoA: MHFNKDSLYANPLGEIAAFKFDESVVNVFPDMIRRSVPGYGAIISAIGMLAGRFSRADSLCYDLGCSLGAATLAMRERIAAENCSIVAVDSSESMITRFKRNLDSGGAGAEVRVVCADIREIAIERASVVVLNFTLQFIPLEDRASLLAKIYQGMLPGGVLILSEKLRFDDPRQQALQVDMHQQFKKMQGYSDLEISQKRTALEDVLLPESFTVHQKRLLEAGFASAEIWFQYFNFASMIALK; the protein is encoded by the coding sequence ATGCATTTCAACAAAGATTCTCTCTACGCCAATCCGCTGGGCGAAATAGCGGCATTCAAGTTTGATGAATCGGTGGTGAATGTCTTTCCGGATATGATTCGCCGCTCCGTGCCCGGTTATGGGGCGATCATTTCCGCGATAGGCATGCTCGCCGGGCGCTTTAGTCGGGCCGATAGTCTTTGCTACGATCTGGGCTGTTCGCTGGGGGCTGCGACCTTGGCAATGCGAGAGCGGATCGCGGCTGAAAATTGCTCGATCGTCGCTGTCGATAGCTCCGAGTCCATGATTACTCGCTTTAAGCGCAACCTGGACAGCGGTGGAGCGGGGGCCGAGGTTCGGGTGGTGTGCGCCGATATTCGGGAAATAGCAATCGAGCGGGCGTCGGTCGTCGTGTTGAATTTTACCTTGCAGTTCATTCCGCTGGAGGATAGGGCGTCTTTGCTGGCAAAAATTTATCAAGGTATGTTGCCGGGCGGCGTGTTGATATTGTCAGAAAAACTGCGCTTTGACGATCCAAGGCAACAAGCCCTGCAAGTGGACATGCATCAGCAATTCAAGAAAATGCAAGGCTATAGTGATCTGGAAATCAGTCAGAAGCGCACTGCTCTGGAGGATGTGTTGCTGCCGGAGTCGTTCACCGTGCATCAAAAGCGATTGCTCGAGGCTGGCTTCGCTAGTGCGGAAATCTGGTTTCAGTATTTCAATTTCGCATCGATGATCGCGCTGAAATGA
- a CDS encoding flagellar basal body-associated FliL family protein codes for MANDKPKEGGKKSPMKLFLILAIVLLLLGGGGAGYYFFLYRPAESGEHAPAGADTKDKKESADKAEDHEPETYHSLNMPLLVNFPPGSSAKIIKISVAILVRGETGVDVIKKHEPMIRNNLLMAISSIGAEKAKTKEGKQELRAMMLNEVGKVMEKMAGKNTAKDIYFTEFVMQ; via the coding sequence ATGGCCAACGATAAGCCCAAAGAAGGTGGCAAAAAATCCCCCATGAAACTCTTTTTGATTCTGGCAATAGTGTTGCTTTTGCTGGGTGGAGGAGGTGCCGGGTACTACTTCTTCTTATATCGTCCAGCGGAGTCAGGCGAACATGCGCCGGCCGGCGCGGATACAAAAGACAAAAAGGAAAGCGCGGACAAGGCCGAAGACCATGAGCCGGAGACATATCACAGCTTGAATATGCCTTTGCTGGTTAATTTTCCGCCCGGTTCCAGTGCCAAAATTATCAAAATCTCAGTGGCAATTTTGGTGAGAGGGGAAACTGGCGTGGATGTGATAAAAAAACATGAACCCATGATCCGCAACAATCTTTTGATGGCCATTAGTTCGATCGGTGCGGAAAAGGCCAAAACCAAAGAAGGCAAACAGGAGTTGCGAGCGATGATGCTAAATGAAGTTGGAAAGGTAATGGAAAAAATGGCGGGAAAAAACACCGCCAAAGATATTTATTTTACTGAATTTGTAATGCAATAA
- the hxlA gene encoding 3-hexulose-6-phosphate synthase, giving the protein MARPLIQMALDSLDFDQTVALADQVAPYVDIFEIGTPCIKYNGINLVKALRERYPDKLLLVDLKTMDAGEYEAGAFYAAGADICTVLGVSGLATIGGVIKAAKKHAAEVQVDLINVPNKAECARESAKLGAQIMGVHTGLDAQAAGQTPFTDLNEVASLGLNVRVSVAGGIKPATIDQTVKAGANIIVVGAAIYGAPSPAEAAREIRELVEAAAV; this is encoded by the coding sequence ATGGCAAGACCATTAATTCAAATGGCGTTGGACTCACTGGATTTCGACCAAACCGTGGCATTGGCGGATCAAGTGGCGCCATATGTGGATATTTTTGAAATCGGTACCCCTTGCATCAAATACAACGGTATCAACCTGGTTAAAGCGTTGAGAGAACGTTACCCTGACAAACTGTTGCTGGTTGACCTGAAAACCATGGATGCTGGCGAATACGAAGCCGGTGCATTCTATGCGGCTGGTGCCGACATCTGCACCGTATTGGGTGTGTCTGGTCTGGCTACCATCGGTGGCGTCATCAAGGCTGCGAAAAAACACGCGGCCGAAGTTCAAGTTGACCTGATCAACGTGCCGAACAAAGCAGAGTGCGCACGCGAATCTGCAAAATTGGGCGCGCAAATCATGGGCGTTCACACCGGTCTGGACGCGCAAGCCGCGGGCCAAACCCCATTTACCGACCTGAATGAAGTTGCCTCCTTGGGCTTGAACGTTCGTGTTTCTGTTGCTGGCGGTATCAAACCTGCGACTATTGATCAAACCGTTAAAGCGGGCGCAAACATCATCGTTGTTGGCGCAGCGATCTACGGTGCGCCGTCACCTGCCGAAGCAGCGCGTGAAATTCGTGAATTGGTAGAAGCAGCAGCGGTATAA
- the fbaA gene encoding class II fructose-bisphosphate aldolase, giving the protein MTKILDVVKPGVVTGEDVQKIFAICKENNFALPAVNVISTDTINAVLEAAAKAKSPVVIQFSNGGAAFVAGKGLKLEGQGCSIHGAISGAHHVHRMAELYGVPVILHTDHAAKKLLPWVDGMLDEGEKFFAATGKPLFSSHMLDLSEESLEENIEICGKYLARMAKMGMTLEIELGCTGGEEDGVDNSGMDHSALYTQPEDVAYAYEHLSKISPNFTIAASFGNVHGVYSPGNVKLTPKILDNSQKYVSEKFGLPAKSLTFVFHGGSGSSPEEIKESISYGVVKMNIDTDTQWATWEGVMNFYKKNEGYLQGQIGNPEGADKPNKKYYDPRVWQRAGQEGMVARLQQAFQELNAVNTL; this is encoded by the coding sequence ATGACAAAAATCTTAGATGTTGTAAAACCCGGCGTTGTCACCGGTGAAGATGTGCAAAAAATTTTCGCAATCTGCAAAGAAAACAACTTTGCCTTGCCAGCCGTCAACGTGATCAGTACCGATACCATTAATGCGGTATTGGAAGCGGCCGCCAAAGCCAAATCACCTGTTGTTATCCAGTTTTCAAATGGCGGCGCGGCTTTCGTTGCCGGTAAAGGTTTGAAATTGGAAGGTCAAGGCTGTTCGATTCATGGTGCCATTTCAGGTGCTCACCACGTTCACCGCATGGCGGAACTCTATGGTGTACCTGTCATTCTGCATACCGATCACGCGGCGAAAAAATTGCTGCCATGGGTAGATGGTATGCTGGATGAAGGTGAAAAATTCTTTGCGGCCACCGGCAAGCCTTTGTTCAGCTCGCACATGCTGGACTTGTCCGAAGAGAGCCTGGAAGAAAACATCGAAATCTGTGGTAAATACTTGGCGCGCATGGCAAAAATGGGTATGACCCTGGAAATCGAACTGGGCTGCACCGGCGGTGAAGAAGACGGCGTGGACAATAGCGGCATGGATCATTCCGCGTTGTACACCCAGCCGGAAGACGTGGCTTACGCGTATGAGCACCTGAGCAAAATCAGCCCTAACTTCACGATTGCGGCTTCTTTCGGCAACGTGCACGGCGTTTACTCGCCAGGAAACGTCAAGCTGACGCCAAAAATTCTGGATAACTCGCAAAAATACGTATCCGAAAAATTCGGCTTGCCAGCTAAATCATTGACCTTCGTATTCCATGGCGGCTCTGGTTCGTCTCCGGAAGAAATCAAGGAATCCATCAGCTATGGCGTAGTGAAAATGAACATCGATACCGATACCCAATGGGCAACCTGGGAAGGCGTGATGAACTTCTACAAGAAAAACGAAGGCTATCTGCAAGGCCAGATCGGCAACCCGGAAGGTGCCGACAAGCCGAACAAAAAATACTATGACCCACGCGTATGGCAACGTGCCGGCCAAGAAGGCATGGTTGCACGTCTGCAACAAGCATTCCAGGAATTGAATGCAGTAAACACGCTGTAA
- a CDS encoding ComEA family DNA-binding protein encodes MKRLLTILVLCPVYAFAAPVNVNRADAETISESLTGIGPKKADAIVQYRKEHGDFQSLKDLENVSGIGEKTLQANEKDIRFTDDLSDKSSAEKGAVAVDKKGAR; translated from the coding sequence ATGAAAAGGCTTTTAACGATCTTGGTCCTGTGTCCTGTCTATGCGTTTGCCGCGCCGGTTAATGTCAATCGGGCCGATGCCGAAACGATTTCGGAATCCCTGACGGGAATTGGCCCGAAGAAGGCAGATGCCATCGTTCAGTATCGAAAGGAACATGGGGATTTTCAGTCATTGAAGGATCTGGAGAATGTCAGCGGCATTGGCGAGAAAACCCTTCAGGCCAATGAAAAAGACATTCGCTTCACGGATGATTTGAGCGATAAGTCATCCGCGGAAAAAGGTGCGGTAGCTGTGGATAAAAAAGGCGCCAGATAG
- a CDS encoding MlaC/ttg2D family ABC transporter substrate-binding protein: MKRHLKIVLIFLFSVLANASVIEAVAAAELTEPQKVIEDASSQLKVRMQDPGFTKDFRKITEFVHSVIYPHADFDLISSLVLGKLWKDASPDEKDAFKREFQTLLIRTYSRAFVEFKEWSVRFLPINPEEDPRKVMVKTEILQPGLQPIAVNYRMLNTKGEWKVYDILIEGVSLVTNYRTSFKNEVERTGSLQEVINQLAKRNSEALSTSNHS, from the coding sequence ATGAAACGTCATTTAAAGATAGTACTCATTTTCTTATTTAGTGTTTTGGCAAATGCTTCGGTGATCGAAGCCGTCGCCGCGGCGGAGCTAACGGAGCCGCAAAAAGTCATTGAAGACGCCTCCAGCCAGTTGAAAGTTCGCATGCAAGATCCTGGCTTCACCAAGGATTTTCGAAAAATCACCGAATTCGTGCATTCGGTGATTTATCCGCATGCCGATTTCGATCTAATCTCTTCGTTGGTTTTGGGTAAGCTTTGGAAAGATGCGTCGCCAGACGAAAAAGACGCTTTCAAAAGGGAATTTCAAACGCTTTTGATCAGAACCTATTCGAGAGCGTTTGTCGAATTCAAGGAATGGTCGGTCAGATTTTTGCCGATCAATCCGGAAGAGGACCCACGCAAAGTCATGGTGAAAACCGAAATTTTGCAACCGGGTCTGCAGCCGATTGCGGTGAATTATCGAATGCTTAACACCAAAGGTGAATGGAAGGTATACGATATTTTGATAGAAGGTGTCAGTTTGGTGACCAACTACCGGACCAGTTTTAAAAACGAAGTTGAGCGCACGGGTTCGCTGCAAGAAGTCATCAACCAATTGGCGAAACGCAATAGCGAAGCGCTCTCTACCAGCAATCATTCCTAA
- a CDS encoding transaldolase: protein MARNLLEQLREMTVVVADTGDIQAIETFKPRDATTNPSLITAAAQMPQYQGIVDDTLKGARATLGASASAAEVASLAFDRLAVSFGLKILEIIEGRVSTEVDARLSYDTEGTIAKGRDLIKQYEAAGVSKERVLIKIAATWEGIQAAAVLEKEGIHTNLTLLFGLHQAIACAENGITLISPFVGRILDWYKKDTGRDSYPSNEDPGVLSVTEVYNYYKKFGYKTEVMGASFRNIGEITELAGCDLLTIAPSLLAELQSVEGDLPRKLDPAKAAGSSIEKISVDKATFDRMHEENRMAKEKLAEGIDGFAKALETLEKLLADRLAALEA, encoded by the coding sequence ATGGCAAGAAACTTACTTGAGCAACTCCGCGAGATGACCGTTGTTGTTGCCGATACCGGTGACATCCAGGCGATCGAAACCTTCAAGCCGCGCGATGCAACGACCAACCCGTCTTTGATCACCGCCGCGGCGCAAATGCCGCAATATCAAGGCATCGTTGACGACACCTTGAAAGGTGCGCGTGCGACGTTGGGTGCCAGTGCTTCAGCTGCCGAGGTGGCTTCATTGGCGTTCGATCGTTTGGCGGTTTCTTTCGGTTTGAAAATCCTGGAAATCATCGAAGGTCGCGTTTCCACCGAGGTTGATGCGCGTTTGTCTTATGACACCGAAGGCACTATTGCCAAAGGCCGGGATCTGATCAAACAATACGAAGCTGCAGGTGTTTCCAAAGAGCGCGTACTGATCAAAATTGCCGCGACCTGGGAAGGCATCCAGGCAGCTGCCGTTTTGGAAAAAGAAGGTATTCACACCAACTTGACCCTGTTGTTCGGTCTGCACCAGGCGATTGCTTGTGCCGAAAACGGCATTACCCTGATTTCTCCGTTTGTTGGCCGTATTCTGGACTGGTACAAAAAAGACACTGGCCGCGACTCTTATCCTTCCAACGAAGATCCTGGCGTATTGTCTGTAACTGAAGTTTATAACTACTACAAAAAATTTGGTTATAAAACCGAAGTCATGGGCGCGAGCTTCCGTAACATCGGCGAGATCACCGAATTGGCGGGTTGCGATCTGTTGACCATCGCGCCTTCTCTGCTGGCCGAACTGCAATCCGTTGAAGGTGATTTGCCACGCAAACTGGATCCTGCAAAAGCAGCCGGTTCTTCGATCGAAAAAATCAGCGTTGACAAAGCGACTTTCGACCGCATGCACGAAGAAAACCGCATGGCCAAAGAAAAACTGGCCGAAGGTATCGACGGTTTTGCGAAAGCGCTGGAAACCTTGGAAAAATTGTTGGCGGATCGTTTGGCTGCTCTGGAAGCATAA
- the fliM gene encoding flagellar motor switch protein FliM — protein MSTADLLSQDEIDALLHGVDDGDIETVYEDDEANNAARLYDFNSQERIVRGRMPTLEMVNERFARYFRIALFNFLRRAAEISVSGIQVQKFSEFIQGLFVPTNLNVIRMAPLRGRALIVMEPRLVFTAVDNFFGGGGQFYNKVEGREFTPTEMRIIRLILDMIFKDLTEAWKPVMDVGFEYINSEVNPQFANIVSPSEIVVISTIHVELEGGGGDINIALPYTMIEPIRELLDAVTSDRGEVDGRWQESLRAEIMRSEVTLNSKLIEKEMSISEVIELKKGDVIPIEMPETVLLEVENVPVFRGKLGLSDGNYAIEIIEKVSLDNF, from the coding sequence ATGTCAACCGCAGACCTTCTCTCGCAGGATGAAATCGACGCGCTGCTGCATGGCGTCGATGATGGCGACATCGAAACCGTTTATGAAGATGACGAGGCCAATAACGCGGCGCGGTTATATGATTTCAATAGTCAGGAGCGCATCGTTCGCGGCCGGATGCCGACATTGGAAATGGTCAATGAACGGTTTGCGCGTTATTTTCGGATTGCGTTGTTTAATTTTCTCAGGAGAGCGGCGGAAATTTCGGTATCAGGGATTCAGGTGCAAAAATTTTCTGAATTCATCCAGGGTTTATTCGTTCCGACCAATCTGAACGTCATTCGGATGGCGCCGTTACGCGGGCGCGCACTGATTGTGATGGAGCCTCGTCTGGTTTTTACCGCTGTGGACAATTTCTTTGGCGGCGGTGGTCAGTTTTATAACAAGGTCGAAGGCCGGGAGTTTACCCCGACGGAAATGCGGATCATCCGCTTGATTCTCGACATGATTTTCAAGGATTTAACCGAAGCGTGGAAACCGGTGATGGATGTCGGTTTCGAATACATCAATTCGGAAGTCAACCCGCAGTTTGCCAATATCGTCAGTCCTTCCGAAATCGTGGTGATTTCAACCATTCATGTGGAACTGGAAGGCGGCGGCGGCGACATCAATATCGCATTGCCGTACACGATGATAGAGCCGATTCGCGAATTGCTCGATGCGGTGACCAGTGACAGGGGCGAAGTCGACGGACGCTGGCAGGAGTCGTTGAGGGCCGAAATCATGCGTAGCGAGGTGACGTTGAACAGCAAGCTGATAGAAAAAGAAATGTCTATCAGCGAGGTGATCGAATTGAAAAAAGGCGACGTAATCCCTATTGAAATGCCGGAAACCGTCTTGCTGGAAGTTGAGAATGTTCCGGTGTTCAGGGGTAAACTGGGGTTGTCCGACGGCAATTATGCCATTGAAATCATAGAGAAAGTGTCATTGGACAATTTTTGA
- the tkt gene encoding transketolase has translation MPSRRDLANAIRALSMDAVQKANSGHPGAPMGMADIAEVLWNDFLQHNPTNPKWANRDRFILSNGHGSMLIYSLLHLSGYNLPIEELKQFRQLHSQTPGHPEYGYTDGVETTTGPLGQGITNAVGFALAERTLAGQFNRPGHDIVDHHTYVFLGDGCLMEGISHEACSLAGSMGLGKLIAFYDDNNISIDGEVRGHGNVHGWFHDDTPKRFEAYGWHVIPKVDGHDPEAVRKAIEAAKKVTDKPSIICCQTIIGFGSPNKQGKEECHGAALGEAEVAATREQLGWPHAPFEIPADIRAGWDAKAKGERLESAWNEKFAAYKAAHPELAAEFERRMAGELPKDWHEKANAFIAAVNDKGETIASRKASQNALNGFGPLLPELMGGSADLAGSNLTLWSGCKDVCAPGHDGNYVYYGVREFGMAAIMNGIVLHGGFRPYGATFLMFSEYARNALRMAALMKAPSIFVFTHDSIGLGEDGPTHQPVEQTATLRMIPNMQVWRPCDAVESAVSWKAAIDRQDGPSTLIFSRQNLPHMARSQAQIDAISKGGYVLRGEGTPDAIIIATGSEVELAVKAAEALEAKGKKIRVVSMPSTNVFEAQDQAYKDSVLPPSVSKRVVVEAGVTDGWWKYVGSHGRIVGLDRFGESAPAGQLFKEFGFTVDNVVANVEAVL, from the coding sequence ATGCCTTCGCGCCGAGACTTAGCGAACGCCATCCGCGCACTCAGCATGGACGCCGTACAAAAAGCCAACTCAGGACACCCTGGTGCCCCGATGGGGATGGCTGACATCGCAGAAGTATTGTGGAACGACTTTCTGCAACACAACCCCACCAATCCCAAATGGGCCAACCGTGACCGTTTCATCCTGTCCAACGGCCATGGCTCGATGCTGATTTATTCGTTGTTGCACTTGAGCGGCTACAACCTGCCGATCGAAGAACTGAAACAGTTCCGTCAATTGCACTCCCAAACCCCAGGCCATCCGGAATACGGTTATACCGACGGTGTCGAAACCACCACCGGTCCCTTGGGTCAAGGTATCACCAACGCGGTTGGTTTCGCGTTGGCCGAACGCACCCTGGCCGGCCAATTCAACCGTCCTGGCCATGACATCGTCGATCACCACACCTACGTATTCCTGGGCGACGGCTGCTTGATGGAAGGTATTTCCCACGAAGCCTGCTCGCTGGCCGGCTCCATGGGTCTGGGCAAACTGATCGCCTTCTACGACGACAACAACATCTCGATCGACGGTGAAGTGCGTGGTCACGGCAACGTGCACGGCTGGTTCCACGACGACACCCCGAAACGCTTCGAAGCCTACGGCTGGCACGTGATTCCAAAAGTCGACGGCCACGATCCGGAAGCGGTGAGAAAAGCCATCGAAGCCGCGAAAAAAGTCACCGACAAACCGTCCATCATCTGCTGCCAAACCATCATCGGTTTCGGTTCGCCGAACAAACAAGGCAAGGAAGAATGCCACGGTGCCGCGTTGGGCGAAGCCGAAGTGGCTGCGACCCGCGAACAACTGGGCTGGCCGCACGCCCCCTTCGAAATTCCGGCCGACATTCGCGCCGGTTGGGACGCCAAAGCCAAAGGTGAACGTCTGGAAAGCGCCTGGAACGAAAAGTTCGCCGCCTACAAAGCCGCGCATCCTGAACTGGCCGCCGAATTCGAACGCCGCATGGCCGGTGAACTGCCGAAAGACTGGCACGAAAAAGCCAATGCCTTCATCGCTGCCGTCAACGACAAAGGCGAAACCATCGCCAGCCGTAAAGCCTCGCAAAACGCCCTGAACGGCTTCGGTCCGTTGTTGCCTGAACTGATGGGCGGTTCCGCCGACCTGGCCGGCTCCAACCTGACCTTGTGGTCCGGCTGCAAAGACGTCTGCGCGCCAGGCCATGACGGCAACTACGTCTACTACGGCGTGCGCGAATTCGGCATGGCTGCGATCATGAACGGCATCGTGCTGCACGGCGGTTTCCGTCCGTATGGCGCCACCTTCCTGATGTTCAGCGAATACGCCCGTAACGCGCTGCGTATGGCCGCACTGATGAAAGCGCCGAGCATCTTCGTATTCACCCACGACTCCATCGGTCTGGGCGAAGACGGCCCGACTCACCAGCCGGTCGAACAAACCGCCACCCTGCGCATGATTCCGAACATGCAAGTCTGGCGTCCCTGCGACGCGGTGGAATCGGCCGTGAGCTGGAAAGCCGCGATCGACCGCCAAGACGGCCCGAGCACCTTGATCTTCTCGCGGCAAAACCTGCCGCACATGGCGCGCAGCCAGGCGCAGATCGATGCGATCAGCAAAGGCGGTTACGTGTTGCGTGGCGAAGGCACGCCCGATGCGATCATCATCGCCACGGGCTCCGAAGTCGAACTGGCCGTCAAAGCCGCCGAAGCGCTGGAAGCCAAAGGCAAGAAAATCCGCGTGGTGTCCATGCCGTCGACCAACGTGTTCGAAGCACAAGACCAAGCCTACAAAGACAGCGTATTGCCGCCTAGCGTCAGCAAACGCGTGGTCGTTGAAGCCGGTGTCACCGATGGCTGGTGGAAATATGTCGGCAGCCATGGCAGAATCGTCGGTCTGGACCGCTTCGGCGAATCCGCGCCGGCCGGACAACTCTTCAAAGAGTTCGGCTTCACCGTGGACAATGTCGTCGCCAATGTGGAAGCAGTGCTGTAA
- the hemB gene encoding porphobilinogen synthase: MEKMSHPNDFFPATRLRRMRYQAFSRRLMRENRLSTDDLICPLFVIEGHKQQQPVASMPGVYRLSLDLLLKEAEVLLDLGIPAIALFPVIDPQQKSLDASEAFNPDGLAQRSIRALKQAFPELGVITDVALDPFTSHGQDGLLDAQDYVINDETVAVLCRQALSHAEAGADIVAPSDMMDGRIGAIRKTLESNGHINTRILAYSAKYASSFYGPFRDAVGSATNLAGGNKYSYQMDPANSDEALREIALDLQEGADMIMVKPGMPYLDIIRRAKDQFGVPTFAYQVSGEYAMLKAAAQNGWLDERQVVMESLLAFKRAGCDAILTYFAKSAAQWLNS; this comes from the coding sequence ATGGAAAAGATGTCACACCCTAACGACTTTTTCCCTGCCACTCGATTACGCAGAATGCGTTACCAAGCGTTTTCCCGCCGCCTGATGCGCGAAAATCGTTTATCGACCGATGACCTGATTTGCCCGTTATTCGTCATTGAAGGCCATAAGCAGCAACAGCCTGTAGCCTCCATGCCGGGCGTGTACCGCCTGTCACTGGACTTGCTACTGAAAGAAGCGGAAGTTTTATTGGACTTGGGCATTCCAGCCATCGCCTTATTCCCGGTTATCGATCCCCAACAGAAATCACTGGACGCCAGCGAGGCCTTCAATCCCGATGGATTGGCGCAACGTAGCATCAGAGCCTTGAAACAAGCATTCCCGGAACTGGGCGTCATCACCGATGTGGCCCTCGACCCCTTTACCTCGCATGGACAAGACGGCCTGCTGGACGCACAAGACTACGTGATCAACGACGAAACCGTCGCAGTGCTTTGCAGGCAAGCATTGTCCCACGCCGAAGCCGGCGCCGACATCGTCGCCCCGTCGGACATGATGGACGGCCGGATCGGCGCCATCCGCAAAACCCTGGAAAGCAATGGCCATATCAACACGCGCATCCTGGCCTATTCGGCCAAATACGCTTCGAGTTTCTATGGTCCATTCCGTGATGCGGTGGGCTCCGCCACCAATCTGGCCGGCGGCAATAAATACAGCTATCAAATGGACCCTGCCAACTCTGACGAGGCTTTGCGGGAAATTGCCTTGGATTTGCAGGAAGGCGCCGACATGATCATGGTCAAACCCGGCATGCCTTATTTGGACATCATCCGCCGCGCCAAGGACCAATTTGGTGTGCCAACTTTTGCCTACCAAGTCAGCGGCGAATATGCCATGCTAAAAGCCGCCGCACAAAACGGCTGGCTGGATGAAAGACAAGTCGTCATGGAATCGCTACTGGCA